Sequence from the Lampris incognitus isolate fLamInc1 chromosome 12, fLamInc1.hap2, whole genome shotgun sequence genome:
AGATTATTGCAGCCAATCCCTTGCTGGAGGCCTACGGTAATGCCAAGACTGTGAGGAATGACAACTCCTCTCGCTTTGTAAGTGTGGATAACCATAAATATATATTGAATTTTCTGGATTGTATAATTCTTCTGTAGTGGGATTCTAAAAATGATCCTTTCCCTGACAGGGTAAATTCATCAGAATCCATTTTGGCACTTCTGGTAAACTGTCTAGTGCCGATATTGAGACTTGTAAGTATCAACCACATGTGCTAAAGTTAAACAATAGAATATAAGAAGGAGTTTGTTATCGTGAATAACATCATGGGCTGAGATTTGTTTGCAggcaaaaatgaaaggaaagtggCACACATTAGGACAGCCATGCTCTTATTGCAATAGTACACAACCTCAAGTGTTCTGTGGTTTTTACACCacaaatcaatcaagttgcattttatatagcacttttctggcTAAAACAGCCAGTCAACGACCTTTACAATTTATTACatttttcaacattttaataaacTAAAAAATCTAAACCAGGAAATACTATTTAGAATTTTTTTATGGTGAGCAATTTCTTCCACCAAAGAATGTGGTTGCACCACAAGTGGATCGCTGATATGAAACTAAGACTGCAGATAACAGAGGAATCATATATCCCGATTAAATTAGTAAGTAAACACTTTGTAGCACAGCAAACAAGAACATTATTAAAATGAATAACAGTAAGCTAGCTTGCTGCTTTTTAGGGAAAAGGAATTGTTTTTGCAGGTAAATGTTGATCTTTACACTGCAGTTCATTCTGCAGTTACAGAAGGTGTGTGCTTTACTATTAATATTACATTACAGTTTCCTTTATTACATTATAGTTTCCTTCATTGGTCTCCTCCAGCTCCAGTTAATCTACCAAAATATATGGATAAATGAACACTAAACCAAATTGTACAATTTGATACGTGTCCATTGTTGACAAGGTCACTTGATGACAACTGCTGAAATCAGCCGTTGATGAAATCAGCTGTTACAAGCAGAATAATAGAAGCGAAGTGATAAGCACCCGTGATGTTATCGTAAATAACGCAGATCTCTCAGCCAATCAGACTGCTTGATCACAAACCACTGTTGCATAAATTATTACAATACTGATTGGCTAGATTGCCTACATTTTTAACCATGGGTAACGCTTACAGATCTGCTGGAGAAGTCCAGAGTGACATTCCAGCTTCCAGATGAGAGAGGCTACCACATCTTCTACCAGATGATGACCAACCACAAACCTGAGCTGATTGGTGAGCTGAATAACAGCAAGTAGAAAATGATTGCAAACAAAGTTGTTAAATGTTTTCATGTGTCACTTAATCCCTTCAACTTTTTTAAATTCACAGAAATGACGCTCATCACCACCAACCCATATGATTTCCCCATGTGCAGCCAGGGTCAGATCACTGTGGCTAGCATTGATGACGTTGAAGAGTTGGTTGCTACTGATGTTAGCGATCTTCCTTTTAATATCAAATATATGTTTTCTTATCTTTTTGTCGTTTCAGTATGTGACCACAATTCACTGTAAATTATTATCTCTAAAATGATTTCTGTACAAAATGTCAACACTTGTTGTGAATACAGACAGCCATTGATATCCTGGGCTTCACCAATGAAGAGAAGATGTACATCTATAAGCTGACAGGTGCTGTGCTTCACCATGGTAACATGAAGTTCAAGCAGAAGCAGCGTGAGGAGCAGGCTGAGCCAGATGGCACAGAGGGTGAGTATTACATTTATTTAAAATGGTGCTGTTTCATTGATGATGAAGGTTTTATTTTCTTTGATGAAACATTTAACAATTATTGTCACAAGAATTATtattaggttaatactcctgccattGCCCTTGTCCATGGTACTGGTCATAGAAAATGAATCTGTCCCCGTGCGCTGCTGCACTGTGCCTATTTACTGTTCCTACGTAGTTAGGATGGGTCAAATTCAGAGGACTCATTTCTGCATGGGGATTGATAAAGTTACCTTCATAAATCTTGATTGTGTATATGTTTTGTATATGACTCTTCAGATGCCGACAAGGTAGCCTATCTACTGGGCCTGAACTCTGCTGACATGCTAAAGGCTCTGTGCTACCCCAGAGTGAAGGTCGGAAATGAGTTCgtcacaaaaggacagactgtgcctCAGGTGAGCACTGTGCCTTTATATTTGCCTATACCACTCTGTTGTTGAATTAATTTCAATAATTATCTCGCTACTTATTTAAAGATTTCAATTATGTTTAATCATATTACTGGTTTCTATAGGTTCATAACTCAGTGAGTGCCCTGGCTAAGTCTATCTATGAGAGGATGTTCTTGTGGATGGTCATCCGTATCAATCAGATGCTAGACACCAAGCAGCCAAGGCAGTTCTTCATTGGTGTCCTGGACATTGCTGGTTTTGAGATCTTTGATGTAAGTTTACATTCATCTCTAAACTCGTCTTTAAGAGGTTGATTAATTTCATGATTTTAACTATTAACTTATAACAACGAACCATTTCTCGTTTTCAGTTCAACAGCATGGAGCAGCTGTGCATTAACTTCACCAATGAGAAGCTTCAGCAGTTCTTCAATCACCACATGTTTGTTCTGGAGCAAGAGGAGTACAAGAAGGAGGGTATCATTTGGGAGTTTATTGACTTTGGCATGGACTTGGCTGCCTGTATTGAGCTTATTGAGAAGGTAAACCATCAACCTTAAATTTCAAGTAATGGCTATTTTAATATTGTTATTAATCATAGTATGCACAGTGTCAAGAATCATGTACTTTTATTCTTTCATATACCATAGCCCATGGGTATCTTCTCCATCCTTGAAGAGGAGTGCATGTTCCCTAAGGCTTCAGACACAACCTTCAAAAATAAGCTGTatgaccagcatcttggaaaGAACAAAGCTTTTGAGAAGCCAAAACCTGCCAAGGGCAAAGCTGAGGCCCACTTCTCTCTGGTGCACTATGCTGGAACTGTGGACTACAATATTGCTGGGTGGCTGGACAAGAACAAGGATCCTCTGAACGACTCCGTTGTGCAGCTGTATCAGAAGTCTGGAGTTAAATTGCTGCCTGTTCTGTATCCCCCTGTCGTTGAAGGTACAATAATAGCAAACAGATTTTAAATTTTCAAcagatgcttttctttttttgttttcattactAAGACTCCTCATAGTAATATATTTTGTTAGTAATACTCCGTTTTTATATATGTGCTAAATACGTTTTTACCAaatctgaaatttaaaaaaagaaattcatCATTGAATCTTGTCATATTAAATAACAGAGGCTGGAGGTGGCAAGAAGGGAGGCAAGAAGAAGGGTGGTTCTATGCAGACTGTGTCTTCACAGTTCAGGGTAAGGTTTAAGATAAGATAAACACTATATGGTTAATAATTTACTatgcaattatatatatatatgcataaacGTAAAATACTGATATTTATTTTAAATGTTCTATCTATAGGAAAACTTGGGAAAGCTGATGACTAACTTGAGAAGCACCCATCCTCACTTTGTGCGTTGCCTGATTCCCAATGAGTCAAAAACTCCAGGTACCTTGACTATGAAAAATGATCTGTTCACTGTAGAGTATATTAGCTTCATGTTTCAATGAAGCTTAAGGGAAGGATGTAATTATGCTTTTATAATTTTTTACAGGTCTGATGGAGAACTTCTTGGTTATCCACCAGCTGAGGTGTAACGGGGTACTGGAGGGTATCAGAATTTGCAGAAAAGGTTTCCCCAGCAGAATCCTCTATGGTGACTTCAAGCAAAGGTAACCATTGAACTTTCAGCGGTAAAGAGGTTTATAAGCACAAACAAAGTACAAATTATACCAAGACATTGTCATGAACTCTTTTACAAAAGGTACAAAGTGTTGAATGCCAGTGTCATCCCTGAGGGCCAGTTCATTGACAACAAGAAGGCTTCTGAGAAGCTTCTTGGGTCAATTGATGTTGATCATGAGCAGTACAAGTTTGGACACACCAAGGTAAACATTACTGTCATATCATGATGAAACAATAAAATTGAACTCTATTTCACAGCTGAATGACAGCTGATTCTGATATTTGTTTTACCCTCCTCAGGTGTTCTTCAAAGCTGGTCTGCTGGGTACTCTTGAGGAGATGCGAGATGAGAAGCTTGCTTCTCTGGTCTCCATGACTCAGGCCCTCTGCCGTGCTTACCTAATGAGAAAGGAGTTTGTTAAAATGATGGAACGCAGGTATGTTCCAAGAAATaaattcaaaaaataaaaattcatgaAATATGCAGTCTCAGAATGGTGTTGTCCATAACAGTAATATATTCATGCCTTAGGGAAGCCATTTACAccatccagtacaacgtccgctctTTCATGAATGTCAAACACTGGCCATGGATGAAGGTGTACTACAAGATCAAGCCTCTTTTGAAGACTGCTGAAACTGAAAAAGAGCTTGCCAATATGAAGGAGAACTATGAGAAAATGAAATCAGACCTGGCTGCTGCTCTGGCCAAGAAGAAGGAACTGGAGGAGAAGATGGTTTCTCTTATGCAAGAGAAGAATGACCTGCAGCTGCAAGTCGCATCTGTTAGTAGACTACAAAACACAGTTTTAAGTCTGACTTTAAACATAGATGATATTGACATATCCTCCATGttctgatgttgttgttgttgttgttgttgttgttgtttttcatcaTGTATTTGTGATCTAGGAATCAGAGAATCTGTCAGATGCTGAGGAGAGATGTGAAGGACTTATCAAGAGTAAGATCCAACTGGAGGCTAAACTCAAAGAGACAACTGAGAgactggaggatgaggaggaaattAATGCTGAGCTGACTGCCAAGAAGAGGAAGTTGGAGGATGAATGCTCTGAGCTTAAGAAAGATATTGATGACCTGGAGCTTACCTTGGCCAAAGTGGAGAAGGAGAAACATGCCACCGAGAACAAGGTTCATGAATGTTCATTTATTCTGCTATCAACAAGAATTAATATTCATAGAATAATCTGCAATTTATATTACCTGTCGTGATCCATCCAtgtcttttatttcattttatttgtatatgtagGTGAAGAACCTGACTGAGGAGATGGCCTCTCAGGATGAAAGCATTGCTAAGCTGACAAAGGAGAAAAAAGCCCTTCAAGAGGCACATCAACAGACCCTTGATGATCTACAGGCAGAAGAAGATAAAGTCAATACGTTGACCAAATCCAAAACCAAGCTTGAGCAGCAAGTGGATGATGTGAGGCTTTTGAAAGTTTAATTATGTACTAAGATTTTTATAAGAGATATTTCTACTCTTGAACTTTAATAACAAACATGTTGATTTGCAGCTTGAAGGTTCGCTGGAGCAAGAGAAGAAGCTCCGCATGGACCTTGAGAGAGCCAAGAGGAAGCTTGAGGGTGATCTGAAACTTGCTCAGGAATCCATCATGGACCTTGAGAATGACAAACAGCAGTCTGACGAAAAACTGAAGAAGTAATTGTTTCAATAACAATTGTCAATTCTGGCTAAGCTTTTATAGTACATTCAAAGTATACACTTTGGGATTAGCTTACAAATGAGCTACCTGTACAATTTATTCATCAGGAAGGACTTTGAGACAAGCCAGCTTCTGAGTAAGATTGAGGATGAGCAATCTTTGGGTGCTCAGCTACAAAAGAAGATCAAGGAGCTCCAGgttttttcaattaaaaaaaaaaccttttttctcTTCTTGAAGCATCATACGCTGTTATCTGTAAAAGAATAtattttaataaaatatttttttaaaggcTCGTATTGAGGAACTGGAGGAAGAAACTGAGGCTGAGCGTGCTGCTCGTGCCAAGGTTGAGAAGCAGAGAGCTGACCTCTCCAGGGAACTTGAAGAGATCAGTGAGAGACTTGAGgaggctggaggagccactgccgCTCAGATTGAGATGAACAAGAAGCGTGAAGCTGAGTTCCAGAAGCTGCGTCGTGACCTGGAGGAGTCTACTTTGCAACACGAAGCAACTGCGGCTGCACTCCGCAAGAAGCAGGCTGACAGTGTTGCAGAGCTGGGAGAGCAGATCGACAACCTGCAGCGTGTCAAGCAGAAGCTTGAGAAAGAGAAGAGTGAATTCAAGATGGAGATCGATGACCTCTCCAGCAACATGGAGGCTGTTGCAAAGGCCAAGGTATAATGCTGTTCTGACATGCAAATTCTGTAAGTGCAAGTTGTTGAAAAAAAGTCTGAAAAACTGGAATGCCTTTCCTTGACTATTGCAATTTTAATTAACAGGGAAATCTTGAAAAGATGTGCCGCACCCTTGAAGACCAGCTTAGCGAACTCAAATCTAAGAATGATGAGAATGTTCGCCAGATAAATGATATAAGTGGTCAGAGGGCAAGGCTGATGACAGAGAACGGTACGTACTGCcttcaaaatgtatttttgtaATCCTAAAAATGTGAATTACAATACATACTTAGAGGGATGGTATTTCTTTGAAAAACAAGTATTCTGGGCCATAACAAATACAATCTTGAGAAAAACATGAATTTAATTTCTAACCAGGTGAGTTTGGTCGTCAGCTTGAAGAGAAGGAGGCTCTGGtctcccagctgaccagaggcaaACAGGCCTTCACACAGCAGATTGAAGAgctgaagagacagatagaggaggAGGTTAAGGTGAGTGATGATTTACACCTTATATTTCATATGAATGTCAATGGGAATATTATGTTCATTAAAttgtttactaaaaaaaaaaacattatctaGGCCAAGAATGCACTTGCCCATGGCGTGCAATCCGCTCGCCATGACTGTGATCTTCTGAGGGAGCAGTTTgaagaggagcaggaggccaaGGCTGAGCTGCAGCGTGGAATGTCTAAGGCCAACAGCGAAGTGGCCCAGTGGAGAACCAAGTATGAAACAGATGCTATCCAGCGCACTGAGGAGCTTGAGGAGTCCAAGTGAGTCAGTTATTAATTTTCTTTTATTCATCTCTATTtcatttcgtttcgtttcatttttttcatttgaatttttcccttatatatatatgattatttTGACAAATATTTAACAGGAAAAAGCTTGCCCAGCGACtccaggaggctgaggagcagatTGAGGCTGTGAATTCCAAGTGTGCCTCTCTGGAGAAGACCAAACAGAGACTCCAGGGtgaagtggaggacctcatgaTTGATGTGGAGAGAGCAAATGGTCTTGCTGCAAACCTTGACAAAAAGCAGAGAAACTTTGATAAGGTGTGGTCATGTGTATCCCTATACATGCAATAGCCACTGAAATGAGAACTTTTTACCTTACTATTTTTCTCACAATTATCAAACAGGTCTTGGCAGAATGGAAGCAGAAATATGAGGAGGGTCAGGCAGAACTTGAAGGAGCTCAGAAAGAGGCTCGTTCACTCAGCACTGAGCTGTTCAAGATGAAGAACTCCTATGAGGAGGCTCTGGACCAGCTGGAGACCATGAAGCGCGAGAACAAGAACCTGCAGCGTGAGTGTTCACTATTATAAACATCTATCATATTTGATATAACATTTGTGTATTAGCCTGGATGAATGACATAACCTATATTTCAATACTTAAAAATACTAAACATATGTAACCCACTGCAGAGGAGATCTCAGATCTGACTGAGCAGATTGGTGAGACCGGAAAGAGCATCCATGAGCTGGAGAAATCCAAGaagcaggtggagacagagaaggCTGAGATCCAGACAGctcttgaggaggctgaggtaaaATAATCATTGAATGGAAAGTGTTCAACATCTGCAATGGACAGTGTGCTTTTTTGTGAGCGAAATCTACAAATGCAATAGAACAAGGAGGCAAATACAACAAAACATTCAAAAGTCAAGAAGGGCTCTACATTAGCAATTCTGATTTTAGGGAACTCTGGAACATGAAGAGTCCAAGATTCTACGTGTCCAGCTGGAACTCAACCAAATTAAGGGTGAGGTTGACAGGAAGCTTGCAGAAAAAGACGAGGAGATGGAGCAAATCAAGAGGAACAGCCAGAGGGTGGCTGACTCCATGcagagcactctggactctgaggtCAGGAGCAGGAATGATGCCCTGAGAATTAAGAAGAAGATGGAGGGAGACCTGAATGAGATGGAGATTCAGCTGAGCCATGCTAACCGCCAGGCTGCTGAGGCCCAGAAGCAGCTGAGGAATGTTCAGGGACAACTTAAGGTAAATGACATAACAACTGTACAAACAACCACTGTATATCATTCAATGtgataattttttttaatatttctatATGAAAATCTTCACACAAGGATGCCCAGTTGCACCTTGATGATGCTCTCAGAGCACAGGAGGATCTGAAGGAGCAGGCTGCCATGGTGGACCGTAGAAATGGTCTCATGGTGGCTGAAATTGAGGAGCTGAGGGCTGCtctggaacagacagagagaggccgcAAAGTGGCTGAACAAGAGCTGGTGGATGCTAGTGAACGTGTTGGACTGTTGCACTCTCAGGTATGCAAATATATATCTCAATACTGATTTGAATGATACTTCATCCATGTGATTACCTGCATCTCATCAGTAAAATGAAACTATTCTTTCAGAATACAAGCCTTCTGAACACAAAGAAGAAGCTTGAGACTGACCTCGTTCAGGTCCAAAGTGAAGTGGATGACACTGTTCAAGAAGCCAGAAATGCAGAAGAGAAGGCCAAGAAGGCCATCACTGATGTAGGTTTAAATTCTATTTGACAAAGTTTTTGTTAATCCACAAATCTGGAGGCGCACACTTCACTTATAAAACTGCAATTGAATAACATGATTCATTTTTAGGCTGCTATGATGGCTGAGGAGCTGAAGAAAGAGCAGGATACAAGCTCTCACCtagagaggatgaagaagaacctGGAGGTCACTGTTAAGGACCTGCAGCATCGTCTGGATGAAGCTGAAAACTTGGCCATGAAGGGTGGCAAGAAGCAACTCCAGAAACTGGAATCTAGGGTAAGATAAAACAAGAAATACCACATGGTAAGATATACATAGTTGAACTGATGAACAACCACTAAAGAATAAACTGGGTTGTTAATGTCTAATTGTTCTCAAGGTGCGTGAGCTGGAAACAGAAGTTGAGGCTGAACAGAGACGTGGAGGAGATGCTGTTAAGGGTGTTCGCAAATATGAGAGGAGGGTGAAGGAACTTACTTACCAGGTATATTATCTTCATCTCAGATTCAACCTATCAATTAACTGCATTGCCACAATCAAATGAATACTTGCTCAAAACTCAAATTCCCTATttactttagactgaagaggacaaAAAGAATGTCACTAGGCTGCAGGATCTAGTAGACAAACTTCAGCTGAAGGTGAAAGCCTACAAGAGGCAGGCTGAGGAAGCGGTAAGTTTTAATTTCAGTAACATGAAATTGTTCTAACGGTGTTTTAATTTAAATCATTTTAAGTGACAGCCATGTAATTCATAACCGATATCATCTGTGATGGTTTTACAGGAGGAACAGGCCAATTCTCACCTGTCCAAGTGCAGGAAGATTCAGCATGAACTGGAGGAGGCTGAGGAACGTGCTGACATCGCTGAGTCTCAAGTCAACAAACTGAGAGCTAAGAGCCGGGACTCTGGCAAGGTAAATGTGTGTAAGAGCATAATTGATAAACAGTCTGTGTGATATGAcatgtacattttatttatataaagtCGTAATAAATTTTGTTTCTTTATTCTTTACAGGGAAAGGAATCTGCTGAATAGATTTGCTCAatttttccattttcttattAAGAAGTCATAAAATATGATTCTCTGTTATCAATAAATCTTGCTAAAAATAATTCTCTTGTTGACACATTATTTAATTTGACTGACCAAGCAGGTTTTATGCTATATGCTGTATTAGAGTGTTCAGTTAGTTGAAATGTTTATCTTACGTGAAGGACAATCAATATAAAGTGGCCATCCACTGTATGTCTAAACCTAGCCAACAACCACCATACTTAAGACCACACTATTAAGAAACAAAAGTGAGAAAACAATGGCTTGTGTGATCATAGACATTGTACTGTCTTCTAATTTTGGTTACCAAAATTAGACAGCCTGACAAACTCCCTCAATAAACAACACGAGAGCCAGGACTTAGCTTTCTAGCTCCAGATTTAATGCAGACTCTTGTTAAAGCATGTTGATATAGCAAAGGAGTAAAACTGAAACAACAGAAATATACATCGAGTTAGTTATACAGAAATAGTAAATGTACAGACAGATGTTTGCTAAAGCACTACATATGAAGCCAGAATTAAACAAACTTTACTCAAAATCTATTCAATTTAAACTATATGCTACTGAGGCATGATGTACTAAACATGTCATATAGTATAAGCACCTATCAGCCAGTATACAGCATTAATCTAATACAAACATAAAAATATCCCATCAACGACAAATATTCTTCAATACTTAAAAATAACTTTGCAAACAATAAATCATTACTTAAAAGCAATGCTTACGATGGGCCAAATCAAAGGATTACAACAGATGATGAAACACCATGTTGGTCTGCTGAGATCTTTCTTGCAACTGAAAATGCGGTCTATCGACTGAATAGGTTGCCGTATGGAGTAGCAAGTTCACTGGCAATATTCCGACGTATTATGGATCAGGTGCTATAAGGTCTTCCAAGTGTTGTCTGTTATCTAGATGACATTCTGATCACAGGGGAAACAGAAAGCCAACACTGGGAAAATGTGGGACACAGGTCTTAGAACGGCTCCAAGACAGAGGTATTAGGATAAACAAAGAGAAATGTGCCTTCTGTCAACAAAGCGTAATGTACCTGGGACACAAAATAGACAGACATGGGTTACACCAAATACTAGAGAAAATGGAAGCCACAGCAAGTGCTCCACAGCCAAAGAATACTACAGAGCTTAGAGCATTCCTATCTTTACTGACATATTATGGAAAATTCGTTGAGAACTTGTCTACCATCATCAAATCTATGACGGTGCTTCTACAGAAAGACAGCCCATGGAACTGGTCTCCCAGTTGCCAAGCAGCTTTTGAGAATGCAAAAAGGCAGTTGTCATCCTCAACTGCCCTTACTCACTTTGACCCTCAGTTGCCTATCATATTGGCTTGTGACGCTAGCACATAAGGATTAGGAGCGCTGACATCACACAAGATGCCAGATGGTAGCAAAAGGCCAATAGTGTATGTATCATGCCCTCTAAGCAAGACTGAAATAAACTTCTTCAAAATTTGGAAAGAAGCACTAGGCATGATATTTGGGGAACAGAAATTTAGGGATTATTTGTATGGAAGGAAAATTCATATTAGTTACTGATCATAAGCCACTAGTAAAGATTCTGGGGCCAAAGACAGGGCTGCCAGCATTAGCCGCTGCCCGCCTGCAGACATGGGCGCTACTTCTCTCAGCCTATCAGTATGACATCGTATGCAAACCGTCCTTGGAGCATGCAAACACAGACGGTTTATCAAGCTTGCCTTTACAGAAAGAAGCACCACAGAGCAACCCTGATTTTAGAGTGTCATGGTTAGAAGCCATCCCTGTTTTAGCCAAAGACATTAGGAAAGAGATGGAAAAGACAGGGTGCTTACCAAAGTTAGGCATTTCACACAGAATGGTTGGCCTAAACATGTTACAGATGAGATGTTAAAGCCATTctgcgccagtattggttgtggttgctatagttaccaagcctcccttccggtctgcctgcggggcagtctctgttgttcttccggttttaactaaatggctgctgctgcacgtttccatctgcgttgtgtgattcattgatatcgtctctcattactggcgtggtggcagcgcttaccagacttacgtcccgaagactgatatttaccgaactaatggcggtagcccttccaggggaatcacagggtagttacgtctaccaccagacgcagctgggctagctcagacacagttgtgctagctaagtgggcagcatggcgacacacagagcagtggtgtttaacaaagatggagacggtgaactcttttgagaactggcgtcagaacctgctttatatactgtcgctcgacgccgggtttgcccccttcctgctcgatggcgtggagtgggagaagaagtctaaaacgtcccctgtccgtggattcacagatgacggtgaacagaaggtagccatgttagagctaatgttgggacagatagccaattattgtcctgtaatctctcgtcacggcatagtcaggaactccacatctattgacagcaTATGGCGAGCTTTCGTCTACATTATGGCTTTCAATGCACCggggctcatttcattgactttgCTGCTATTAAACGGGAGCCTGATGAGAGACCAGAGGATTTATATCAACGCTTGATGGCCTTCACGGAAGACAATCTACTGTGTAAAGATTCTGGCATCAGTCACATGGGACAGACTGTGACCGAGGACGAGGAGTTAACGCCCTCACTGGAGAACTTTGTTGTGCTCACATGGCTCCGCCTCATACATGGTGATCTACCGAAGCTCGTCAAACAACGGTACGGCACTGAGTTGCGGTCTCGCACATTGGCATCCATTAAACCAGAAATATCACAAGCCCTTGACTCGTTACTAcaggaactgcaggcctcagaagATGCTAGGGCTATGCGCgcggctgtgtctgaactccccaagtcaaagcaatccatccctgtccggacaaggaggtcacgtcccctttgtaaatgtgccggcaggcctgataatcacttcctcagcaaatgttcctttctgcctcCCCAAGATAAAAagtacatggcaaagtcgcgccaggttttgggagagcaggtcgagactgacaatgaggtagaggagtgcgttagtggtgagccagcgccatctagtggtgtgcaacatgtacttatcaaacagtccccGTACCTCGATGCAttccatggacactgccctgtgGGTCTCACcattgatagtggggcaacaggcaacatgatgagggcctcatacgcgaccaggctgggcgtcaccgtcacaggaagtacccagtccgcattccaagcagatggctcgtcccttttgaaagtattgggagagacacggacacacttccagagagatggccatgacctctattttgagggcctcgtcgttgagaatctcgactctgacatcctggctggaattccctt
This genomic interval carries:
- the LOC130121449 gene encoding myosin heavy chain, fast skeletal muscle-like isoform X1 is translated as MSTDAEMAIYGKAAIYLRKPEKERIEAQNKPFDAKSAAYVADAKELYLKCTILKKDSGKVTVKVLDTQDERTVKEDDVTPMNPPKYDKIEDMAMMTHLNEASVLYNLKERYAAWMIYTYSGLFCATVNPYKWLPVYDSEVVAAYRGKKRMEAPPHIFSVSDNAYQNMLTDRENQSVLITGESGAGKTVNTKRVIQYFATISVGGDKKKDQTPGKMQGSLEDQIIAANPLLEAYGNAKTVRNDNSSRFGKFIRIHFGTSGKLSSADIETYLLEKSRVTFQLPDERGYHIFYQMMTNHKPELIEMTLITTNPYDFPMCSQGQITVASIDDVEELVATDTAIDILGFTNEEKMYIYKLTGAVLHHGNMKFKQKQREEQAEPDGTEDADKVAYLLGLNSADMLKALCYPRVKVGNEFVTKGQTVPQVHNSVSALAKSIYERMFLWMVIRINQMLDTKQPRQFFIGVLDIAGFEIFDFNSMEQLCINFTNEKLQQFFNHHMFVLEQEEYKKEGIIWEFIDFGMDLAACIELIEKPMGIFSILEEECMFPKASDTTFKNKLYDQHLGKNKAFEKPKPAKGKAEAHFSLVHYAGTVDYNIAGWLDKNKDPLNDSVVQLYQKSGVKLLPVLYPPVVEEAGGGKKGGKKKGGSMQTVSSQFRENLGKLMTNLRSTHPHFVRCLIPNESKTPGLMENFLVIHQLRCNGVLEGIRICRKGFPSRILYGDFKQRYKVLNASVIPEGQFIDNKKASEKLLGSIDVDHEQYKFGHTKVFFKAGLLGTLEEMRDEKLASLVSMTQALCRAYLMRKEFVKMMERREAIYTIQYNVRSFMNVKHWPWMKVYYKIKPLLKTAETEKELANMKENYEKMKSDLAAALAKKKELEEKMVSLMQEKNDLQLQVASESENLSDAEERCEGLIKSKIQLEAKLKETTERLEDEEEINAELTAKKRKLEDECSELKKDIDDLELTLAKVEKEKHATENKVKNLTEEMASQDESIAKLTKEKKALQEAHQQTLDDLQAEEDKVNTLTKSKTKLEQQVDDLEGSLEQEKKLRMDLERAKRKLEGDLKLAQESIMDLENDKQQSDEKLKKKDFETSQLLSKIEDEQSLGAQLQKKIKELQARIEELEEETEAERAARAKVEKQRADLSRELEEISERLEEAGGATAAQIEMNKKREAEFQKLRRDLEESTLQHEATAAALRKKQADSVAELGEQIDNLQRVKQKLEKEKSEFKMEIDDLSSNMEAVAKAKGNLEKMCRTLEDQLSELKSKNDENVRQINDISGQRARLMTENGEFGRQLEEKEALVSQLTRGKQAFTQQIEELKRQIEEEVKAKNALAHGVQSARHDCDLLREQFEEEQEAKAELQRGMSKANSEVAQWRTKYETDAIQRTEELEESKKKLAQRLQEAEEQIEAVNSKCASLEKTKQRLQGEVEDLMIDVERANGLAANLDKKQRNFDKVLAEWKQKYEEGQAELEGAQKEARSLSTELFKMKNSYEEALDQLETMKRENKNLQQEISDLTEQIGETGKSIHELEKSKKQVETEKAEIQTALEEAEGTLEHEESKILRVQLELNQIKGEVDRKLAEKDEEMEQIKRNSQRVADSMQSTLDSEVRSRNDALRIKKKMEGDLNEMEIQLSHANRQAAEAQKQLRNVQGQLKDAQLHLDDALRAQEDLKEQAAMVDRRNGLMVAEIEELRAALEQTERGRKVAEQELVDASERVGLLHSQNTSLLNTKKKLETDLVQVQSEVDDTVQEARNAEEKAKKAITDAAMMAEELKKEQDTSSHLERMKKNLEVTVKDLQHRLDEAENLAMKGGKKQLQKLESRVRELETEVEAEQRRGGDAVKGVRKYERRVKELTYQTEEDKKNVTRLQDLVDKLQLKVKAYKRQAEEAEEQANSHLSKCRKIQHELEEAEERADIAESQVNKLRAKSRDSGKGKESAE